In the Longimicrobium sp. genome, GATCTCGTCGGGGGCCGCCCAGGCCCAGTCGTCGTAGCGCAGGGCGCGCGGGACGCCGCCCACCAGCGCGCAGCGCACCGCGCGGTAGGTGGCGCGCACGTGGGTGAAGGCGTGCTCGACGACGCCCACCGACTCGCCCGCGCGGACCTCCAGCGCCAGCCCCTCGCGCGCGGCCCGCTCGGCGGCGGCGCCCACCTCCTCGCCGCGGCGGCGCACCACGCAGGGGAAGGCCCACATCCCGCCCAGGCGCGCGTCGAGCGGGCGGCGCGCCAGCAGGGTGCGCCCCTCGTGCTCCACTACCGCCACAGCCGTGTCCTCATGCGGCAGCGGCCGCGCCTTGCGGCGCGCCGGGCGCTCCTCCTGCGTCCCCGCCGCGTACGCGCCGCAGAAGTGGCTGGCGGGGCAGACCTCGCAGCGCGGCCCGCGCGGCGTGCAGACGGTGGCGCCCAGTTCCATCAGCGCCTGGTTCAGCTCGCCGGGGTCGGAGCCGGGGACCAGCGCCTCGGCCAGCTTCCACAGGTCGCGCTCGCTGGGGTCCGGCTGGTCCAGCCAGCGCGCGAACACCCGCCGCACGTTGCCGTCCACCACCGGCTCCGCCTTCCCGAAGGCGATGGACATCACCGCCCCCGCCGTGTAGCGCCCCACCCCCGGCAGCGCCCGGAACGCCTCCGGGCTGTCCGGCACGGCTCCCTGGTACCGCATCGCCACCTCCCGCACCGCACGGTGGAAGTTGCGGGCACGCGAGTAGTAGCCCAGCCCTTCCCAGGCCTTGAGCACGTCGTCCAGCGGCGCCGCGGCCAGCGCCTGGAGCGTGGGGAAGCGCTCCAGCCAGCGCCGGTAGTACGGCCGCACCGTCTCGACGCGCGTCTGCTGGAGCATCACCTCCGACAGCCAGACGCGGTACGGGTCGGGCGCCTCGCCGGGGGCGGCCCGCCACGGCAGGTCGCGTCGGTGCGCGGCGTACCAGGCCAGCACGCTCGCGCGCGCCCCGGCCAGGCGCGCCGGGTGGGGGAAGGGCTCGGGCACGGCGTGTCCCGTGTCTCGCGGCGCTCCCCCGCCGTCTCCGGCGGGCGGGGCGCCGCTTACGGGAAATATACGGTTTCGCTCTGGAGTGGACAAGGTGGACCTACGCGGGCGCCGGGATCACCCGCCGAACTGGCGCAGGTGGTGGTCCAGGTGGCGGTACGTGAGGTCGCCCCAGGCCTTCCCCGACAGGGCGCCGAAGAGCGGGTGGGCGGGCCAGGCGCCGCCGGGGTCGCGCGCCGCCATCCGCTCGGCCAGCTCGCGGAAGGCGGCCAGGTCTGCGCGCCACTCCGCCGGCCCCGTGGTCAGCAGCTCGGGCGCGGTGGGCGCGCCCTTCGGCCAGGGGAGCACGTAGATCAGCAGCCAGCGCATCACCGGGTGGGTGAACAGCTTCTTTCCCTTCGAGCGCACCGGCAGGTCGCCCAGCGCGGAGCGCAGCGCGTCGCTCACGTGGCAGAGCATCTGCGGCGCGCTCATCTTCCCCCACGCGGGCGCACGGTCGGGCGGGATGCGCTCCATCCGCGCGAGCAGAGAGGCGCGGGCCTCGGGGTCGAAGATCGTCTTCTTCATCCCTCCTCCTCAGTTCGATCCCGGCTCGTCAGGGTTCGACCGCAATCAGGGTCTCCAGCCGCACGTCTCACACGGAGTCAACGGAGTTAACGGAGAACAGCATTTCCTCTGTTGACTCCGTTGACTCCGTGTGAGGCTTTGTCGGTGTCCTCGCTACCGCGTCTCGGCCAGCTCGGGAATGCGCCAGGCGATCCAGGCCAGGACCAGCACCAGCGCGGCCGCGCCCACCCGGAGCGCGGCGGGCGCACCCAGCCAGCGGGCCAGCGCCCCGGCCTGGAGCGCGCCCAGGGGCGCCATCCCGATGAACATGAACACGTACACCGACATCACCCGCCCGCGCAGCCGGTCGGGCACCAGCGACTGGAGGAGCGCGTTGAGCGTGGCGTTGTTCAGGATCATGGTGAAGCCGGTCATGGCCAGCAGGGCCATCGAGAGCGGGAACGAGCGCGAGAGCGTGAAGGCCGTCAGGCAGAGCGCGAATGCCAGGCACGCCCCCAGCACCAGCCGCCCGCGCCGGAAGCGCCCGCCCCACGCCGCCAGCGCGATCCCCGCCGCCAGCGCCCCCGTCCCCGTCGCCGAGAGGAGCCAGCCGAGCCCGGTGGCGCCCACCCGGAGCACGTCGCGCGCGAAGACGGGAAGGAGCATCGTGAACGGGAAGGCGGTGATCGACATCGCCGCGATCAGCCACACCAGCGTGCGCACCACCCGCGTGCCGCGGATGTAGGCGAGCCCCTCGCGGATGTTCTCCAGCGTCGAGGCGGTGCGCTCGGGGGCGCGGAAGGGCGGCAGCCGCATCATCAGCAGCCCCGCGATCACCGCCAGGAACGAGACGGCGTTGGCGTAGAAGCACGCCGCCACCCCCGCCGCCCCGATCAGCCACCCCGCGATGGCCGGCCCCACGATGCGACTGGCGTTGAACGCCGAGGAGTTGAGCGCGATGGCGTTGGGGAGGTCGCGCGGGCCCACCAGATCCACGAAGAACGACTGCCGGGTGGGGACCTCGAAGGCGTTGGCCGTCCCCATCAGGAACACGAGACCCAGCAGGAGCGGGTAGCCGATGCGCCCCGTGCCGGTGAGCACGGCCAGCGCCAGCGCGATCCCCGCCATCGCCGCGTCGGCCCACAGGATGATCCGCCGCTTGTCGGTGCGGTCGGCCACCGCGCCGGCGTACAGGGTGAAGAGCAGCGTGGGGAGCGAGGAGACGGCGGTCACCACCCCCAGCAGGAGCTCGGAGTCGGTGAGGTCCAGCACCAGCCACCCCTGCGCGGTGGTCTGCATCCACCCGCCGGCCAGCGACAGGAGCTGGCCCAGGTAGAAGACGCGGAAGTCGCGGTGGCGCAGCGCCGCGAAGGCGTCGGCGCGCGGCGGCGGCGTCCGGGCGGCGTCCGGGGGCGGTGCGGGCGGCGCGCGCTCCGGCGCCGGCGGCTCCGGCCGGCCGGGCGCGGGGGCGGGGCCTTCCAGGTTCAGCGTTCCCTCACTTCTCCCCTGGCGCGTGGCGGCTGTATCTTACGTTTCGGGACCTCCCGCCGCCACCCGCGGCCGGGCCGGGTCCGGCCGCCCCCGCAGGAAGGAGCCCGGCATGCGCTACACGCAGTACGGCAAGTACACCGGCAACCTGGCCGACGCGCTGAACCTGCAGGCGCTCCTGGACCAGCTTTCCGACTTCCTCCTGCAGAGCGGGTTCGCGGGCGGGCAGTACTGGCACCCGTACTGGGGCGACTTCGGCGGCGAGGACGACCGTTCGCTCGACGCGCTGAAGGACGCGCTCCTCCGGGCGCTCCTGGAGAGCGGGATGCTCACCCCCGAGATGGTGGCCGAGCTGCGCGGCGACGGCGAGCCGAACGAGGAGGTGCGCGAGCAGATCGCCGAGCTGCTGGACCGGCTGATCCAGCGCCTGGTGGAGGAAGGCTACCTGAACCTCGCCGCGCCCCCGCAGATGCCGTCCGGCTACACCGAGGCCACGGGGCCGGCGAAGCTCGACGAGGCGCGCGAGGCCTCGCGCCAGGTGGAGTTCTCGCTCACGGGGAAGGGGATCGACTTCCTGGGCTACCGGACGCTGCGCCACCTGCTCTCGGCGATGGGAAAGTCGAGCTTCGGCTCGCACGAGACGCCGCACCTGGCCACCGGCGTCGAGGCCGAGGCCGCCAGCCGCCCGTACGAGTTCGGCGACACGCTGAACCTGGACATCCCCGCCACCCTCAAGAGCGCCCTGGCCCGCGAGGGCCTGAGCGGCGACGGCACCATCGCGCTCGACTACGGCGACCTGCACGTGCACCAGGCCGAGTACCGCTCGAGCTGCGCCACGGTGCTCCTGCTGGACACCAGCCACTCGATGATCCTCTACGGCGAGGACCGCTTCACCCCGGCCAAGAAGGTGGCGCTGGCGCTCACGCACCTGATCCGCACCCAGTTCCCCGGCGACACCCTCAAGGTGGTCACCTTCGGCGACGAGGCCGAGGAGATCCCGCTCTCGCGGCTGGCGCACGCACAGGTGGGCCCCTTCCACACGAACACGGCGGCTGGCCTTAAGTTGGCACGGCGGCTGCTGTTGGCGCAGAACAAGGACATGCGGCAGGTGGTGATGATCACCGACGGGAAGCCTTCGGCCGTCACCATGCCCGACGGGCGGGTCTACAAGAACTCGATGGGGCTGGACTCGCTGGTGCTGCGGGAGACCTTTCGCGAGGTGGGGGCGTGCCGCAAGAGCGGGATCCTGATCAACACCTTCATGCTGGCCCGCGACCCGGCGCTGGTGGCGTTCGTGAACCAGGTGTCGGCGATCGCCCGCGGCAAGGCGTACTTCACCAGCACCATGACGCTGGGCCAGTACATCATGCGCGACTTCCTGCGCCGCAGGACGCGCCGGGCGGGGTGACGGCGGGGGACGGGGAGCAGGGGACGGGGGACGGCCTTCCCGGCGCGCACGTGCGCATTCGACTCTTCCCGCGCCGCCCGCCGTGGAGCGCCGTGCTCGCGCTGGCGGCGCTCTTCGCGTCGTTCGGCGGGTGCGAGAA is a window encoding:
- the mutY gene encoding A/G-specific adenine glycosylase, which encodes MPEPFPHPARLAGARASVLAWYAAHRRDLPWRAAPGEAPDPYRVWLSEVMLQQTRVETVRPYYRRWLERFPTLQALAAAPLDDVLKAWEGLGYYSRARNFHRAVREVAMRYQGAVPDSPEAFRALPGVGRYTAGAVMSIAFGKAEPVVDGNVRRVFARWLDQPDPSERDLWKLAEALVPGSDPGELNQALMELGATVCTPRGPRCEVCPASHFCGAYAAGTQEERPARRKARPLPHEDTAVAVVEHEGRTLLARRPLDARLGGMWAFPCVVRRRGEEVGAAAERAAREGLALEVRAGESVGVVEHAFTHVRATYRAVRCALVGGVPRALRYDDWAWAAPDEIASYALPVAQKRIAALMGNRE
- a CDS encoding VWA domain-containing protein, giving the protein MRYTQYGKYTGNLADALNLQALLDQLSDFLLQSGFAGGQYWHPYWGDFGGEDDRSLDALKDALLRALLESGMLTPEMVAELRGDGEPNEEVREQIAELLDRLIQRLVEEGYLNLAAPPQMPSGYTEATGPAKLDEAREASRQVEFSLTGKGIDFLGYRTLRHLLSAMGKSSFGSHETPHLATGVEAEAASRPYEFGDTLNLDIPATLKSALAREGLSGDGTIALDYGDLHVHQAEYRSSCATVLLLDTSHSMILYGEDRFTPAKKVALALTHLIRTQFPGDTLKVVTFGDEAEEIPLSRLAHAQVGPFHTNTAAGLKLARRLLLAQNKDMRQVVMITDGKPSAVTMPDGRVYKNSMGLDSLVLRETFREVGACRKSGILINTFMLARDPALVAFVNQVSAIARGKAYFTSTMTLGQYIMRDFLRRRTRRAG
- a CDS encoding DUF1569 domain-containing protein; translated protein: MKKTIFDPEARASLLARMERIPPDRAPAWGKMSAPQMLCHVSDALRSALGDLPVRSKGKKLFTHPVMRWLLIYVLPWPKGAPTAPELLTTGPAEWRADLAAFRELAERMAARDPGGAWPAHPLFGALSGKAWGDLTYRHLDHHLRQFGG
- a CDS encoding MFS transporter: MNLEGPAPAPGRPEPPAPERAPPAPPPDAARTPPPRADAFAALRHRDFRVFYLGQLLSLAGGWMQTTAQGWLVLDLTDSELLLGVVTAVSSLPTLLFTLYAGAVADRTDKRRIILWADAAMAGIALALAVLTGTGRIGYPLLLGLVFLMGTANAFEVPTRQSFFVDLVGPRDLPNAIALNSSAFNASRIVGPAIAGWLIGAAGVAACFYANAVSFLAVIAGLLMMRLPPFRAPERTASTLENIREGLAYIRGTRVVRTLVWLIAAMSITAFPFTMLLPVFARDVLRVGATGLGWLLSATGTGALAAGIALAAWGGRFRRGRLVLGACLAFALCLTAFTLSRSFPLSMALLAMTGFTMILNNATLNALLQSLVPDRLRGRVMSVYVFMFIGMAPLGALQAGALARWLGAPAALRVGAAALVLVLAWIAWRIPELAETR